A genomic window from Sphingobacterium spiritivorum includes:
- a CDS encoding sodium/sugar symporter, with protein sequence MSNILSTKDYIVFFIYFIIVASYGLWVFYRKRAKTVGGESKDYFLAEGSLTWWAIGASLIASNISAEQFIGMSGSGFKMGLAIATYEWMAAITLIVVAVFFIPVYLKNKIFTMPQFLNQRYNSTVAMIMAVFWLLLYVVVNLTSILYLGALAVSSISGLSITFCMYAIAVFAIIITLGGMKVIGYTDVIQVFFLILGGLATTYLALNLVSEHYGNGQGILHGYHMMTAKASEHFHMVLKPDNESYLDLPGLSVLIGGMWIVNLNYWGCNQYITQRALGADLKTARSGILFAAFLKLLMPVIVVLPGIAAYVMWKDGLFQNEMMQGGEVNPDRAYPVLLNLLPSGLKGLSFAALTAAVVASLAGKVNSIATIFSLDVYKKIFDKNASEKKLISVGKITIIVSMILAVIIAPHLGIDKKGGFQYIQEYTGFVSPGIFAMFILGFFWKKTTSNAALFATIGGFFFSVFFKFLPNFADLSFLSASNFAILNKASGVYEIPFIDRMGFVFVICIIGMYIISKIENARGIVPKGLEIDTKMFKVHTGFLVGALIVIMVTAALYTIYW encoded by the coding sequence CATTAACGTGGTGGGCAATAGGCGCATCGCTGATCGCTTCCAATATCTCTGCCGAGCAATTTATCGGTATGAGCGGATCCGGATTTAAGATGGGGCTGGCCATTGCGACTTATGAATGGATGGCTGCAATTACATTGATTGTGGTTGCTGTTTTCTTTATTCCGGTATATCTCAAAAATAAGATCTTTACGATGCCGCAGTTTCTGAATCAGCGCTACAACAGTACAGTAGCCATGATTATGGCTGTTTTCTGGCTTTTACTGTATGTTGTCGTAAATCTCACCTCTATCCTCTATCTGGGAGCACTGGCTGTGAGTAGTATTTCAGGATTGAGCATTACCTTTTGTATGTATGCCATAGCTGTTTTTGCGATTATTATCACACTGGGGGGGATGAAAGTAATCGGATATACAGACGTAATACAAGTCTTTTTTCTGATTCTGGGTGGTCTTGCCACGACTTATCTGGCCTTAAATCTGGTTTCAGAGCATTATGGTAACGGTCAGGGAATATTACACGGTTATCATATGATGACAGCAAAGGCTTCTGAACATTTTCATATGGTGCTGAAACCTGACAATGAGAGTTATCTTGATCTTCCGGGTTTATCGGTACTGATAGGCGGGATGTGGATTGTGAATCTTAACTATTGGGGATGTAATCAGTATATCACGCAGCGGGCTTTAGGAGCCGATCTTAAAACAGCCCGTAGCGGTATTCTGTTTGCTGCTTTCCTGAAGTTGCTGATGCCGGTCATTGTCGTACTGCCTGGAATTGCAGCCTATGTCATGTGGAAAGACGGATTGTTCCAGAATGAAATGATGCAGGGTGGAGAAGTGAATCCTGACAGAGCATATCCCGTATTGCTGAATTTGCTGCCTTCCGGCCTGAAAGGACTGTCTTTTGCAGCATTGACTGCTGCTGTAGTAGCTTCATTAGCCGGTAAAGTAAATAGTATTGCCACTATCTTCTCTTTGGATGTATACAAAAAGATATTTGATAAAAATGCTTCTGAGAAAAAGCTGATCAGTGTAGGGAAAATTACAATCATTGTCTCTATGATTTTGGCTGTAATTATTGCTCCGCATTTAGGAATAGATAAAAAAGGTGGTTTTCAATATATTCAGGAGTATACGGGCTTTGTATCGCCGGGTATATTTGCGATGTTTATTCTTGGTTTTTTCTGGAAAAAGACCACATCCAATGCTGCTCTTTTTGCCACAATAGGAGGCTTCTTCTTTTCCGTCTTTTTTAAATTTCTTCCAAATTTTGCTGACCTGTCATTCTTAAGCGCATCTAATTTTGCGATATTGAACAAAGCATCCGGTGTGTATGAAATACCGTTTATAGATCGTATGGGTTTTGTTTTTGTGATCTGTATTATCGGAATGTATATTATCAGTAAAATTGAAAATGCAAGAGGAATTGTTCCCAAAGGGCTGGAGATCGACACAAAGATGTTCAAAGTTCATACAGGTTTCCTTGTTGGCGCACTCATTGTAATTATGGTTACAGCAGCATTGTATACCATCTACTGGTAA